GAAAGCATTTTTCATTTTGACGATACTTCAATCCCTATGCGCATCGGCGAAATCATAGTCCTGGGGCCAAACGCCAACGAGAAGCAGCGTTTTCTCGCTTCCATTGCCGACGACATTGCCATGACCTCGCCGGATTTCAGTTTTGGCCGCTTGACCATCAACAATCAACTTCAGCTCCATCTTTACGGCGTCACGCTGCAACCGGAGGCGAAAACCCTGGGATGGGATTTGGTTGGCAAGAAAATGCTCGGCTGCATCATCCTTTTCTCCTGGCAGGATTTGGCTTCGTTCGAACGGATCAAGCCGGTGGTCGATCAAATCTCCACACGCTATAACACCGCCGTGGTGGTGGCCGCGCATATGAACCATGAGCACTGGCCCGACGCGGAAATGTTTCGCAACGGCGGCGTCGCGTTGACGCCGGAAGGCAAATTCACGTTTTGCGATGTCGATGATCCCGACAGCGCGAAGCGTGTGTTATTGGCTCTGATTAATTTACTGATCGACAAGGTCGACTGACGCCTTCGTTTCACGAGCTTAAAAGGCCGCCGCAGGTTTTAACTGTGGCGGCCTTTTTTTATAGTCTGATTTTAATTATATTGCGCTCCGGCAGTTTATCGATTTCATCCGTGGCTTCATCTTTTGGTTGCAGCCATCGCCGTGCTCAATCAGACATTTTTTCCATTAGCCACTGATCATCACGGATGTGCGGGATTTACCAACCGCGGTTGAGACTGTTGCGTGTAAATAAAAAATCAGAGATCGAGATCTATGGAGCCTTCCTTGAAAGTTCTTAACAATATTACCGAGGCCATTGGACAAACGCCGCTGGTCCGGCTGCAACGTGTGACTTCCGGTATCAAGTGCAAAGTCTACGCAAAAATCGAATATCTCAATCCTGGCGGCAGCATCAACGACCGCACCGCATTGCGCATTCTCGCAAGCGCGGAAAAAGCCGGCAAGATCAAACCGGGCGGCACCATCGTCGAAGCCACCAGTGGCAATGCCGGCGGCGGCCTGGCGCTGCTGGCTGCGGCCAAAGGCTATCGCGCCATTTTCACGGTGCCTGACAAAATCAGCCAGGAAAAAGTGCGCATGCTCAAGGCCTATGGCGCAGAAGTGATCGTGTGCCCGACGGCCGTGCCGCCGGAATCTCCGGAAAGCCATTACGCCGTAGCGGAAAAAATTGCCAAGGAAACGCCCAGCGCCATTTTTGCCAATCATTACGCCAATCCCGAAAATCCCGAAACGCATTATCATACTACCGGCCCGGAGATTTGGGAACAAACCGAAGGCAAGATTAATGTGTTTGTGTGCGGCATCGGCACCGGCGGCACGATTTCCGGCGTGGCAAAGTTTCTCAAAGAGAAGAATGCGCAAATCAAAATTGTCGGCGTTGATCCCGTCGGCTCAGTTTTGCGCGAGTATTTTTATTCGCGTCAGCTCAACTCCGGCCAGCCCTATCTCGTGGAAGGCATTGGCAAAGACGCGATTCCTGCTACACTTAATTTTGATCACATCGATGAGATTCTGTCGACCGGCGATAAAGAATCATTTTTGATGGCGCGCCGCCTGGCGCGTGAAGAGGGATTGCTGGTGGGCGGCTCTTCCGGCAGCGCGACCGTGGCGGCGCTGCGCCTGGCGCACGACCTGCCCGCCGATCAAACCGTGGTGACGATTTTTCCGGATACCGGTTTGTACTACCTCTCGAAATTCTATTCCGACGAATGGATGAAGGAGAATCGGTTTCTCGACATCGACAAGGCGCTGGTGCATCATTTGTTGGATTCCAAAAGCCGCAATTTGCCGGCATTGCTGCACGTCGGGCCGGAACTCACCGTGCGCGAAGCCCTGCAGCTTATGGAAGAGCACAACGTCTCGCAAGTGCCCGTGATTGAGGCGGGCAAGAGCATCGGCAGTTTGGACGAAAGCGCGCTGCTCGGTCGCGTCTTGGAAGAAGCAAATTTAATGGAGGAAAAAGTGCGCGGAGTGATGGAGGCAAGCCTGCCGGTGGTGCATCACGATGATACGCTCGAACACGCGAAATACCTGCTGGCGCGGCGCTATCCCGCGATTCTGGTGCAGGAACAAGGCCAGTTTGTGGGGATTATTACGAAGTATGATTTGATTAATTTTATTGCGTGAGGCACCTAGCT
The sequence above is a segment of the Cytophagia bacterium CHB2 genome. Coding sequences within it:
- a CDS encoding cystathionine beta-synthase, translating into MKVLNNITEAIGQTPLVRLQRVTSGIKCKVYAKIEYLNPGGSINDRTALRILASAEKAGKIKPGGTIVEATSGNAGGGLALLAAAKGYRAIFTVPDKISQEKVRMLKAYGAEVIVCPTAVPPESPESHYAVAEKIAKETPSAIFANHYANPENPETHYHTTGPEIWEQTEGKINVFVCGIGTGGTISGVAKFLKEKNAQIKIVGVDPVGSVLREYFYSRQLNSGQPYLVEGIGKDAIPATLNFDHIDEILSTGDKESFLMARRLAREEGLLVGGSSGSATVAALRLAHDLPADQTVVTIFPDTGLYYLSKFYSDEWMKENRFLDIDKALVHHLLDSKSRNLPALLHVGPELTVREALQLMEEHNVSQVPVIEAGKSIGSLDESALLGRVLEEANLMEEKVRGVMEASLPVVHHDDTLEHAKYLLARRYPAILVQEQGQFVGIITKYDLINFIA